In Zobellia roscoffensis, the following are encoded in one genomic region:
- a CDS encoding FeoA family protein, whose protein sequence is MITTVAQLKKGQKGIIKEFADDSLPIKLLELGCLPGNEIELVQIAPFKDPIYVNVNGSHIAIRRETAMLIELDILEDTSAL, encoded by the coding sequence TTGATAACTACGGTCGCACAACTCAAGAAAGGACAAAAAGGAATCATCAAGGAATTTGCCGATGACTCGCTACCCATAAAATTATTGGAGTTGGGCTGTCTACCTGGCAATGAAATAGAATTGGTTCAAATAGCCCCGTTCAAAGACCCTATTTATGTAAATGTAAACGGATCACATATTGCCATTAGACGGGAAACCGCCATGCTCATTGAGCTAGACATTTTAGAAGACACCTCTGCTCTATGA